Proteins encoded by one window of Salvia splendens isolate huo1 chromosome 14, SspV2, whole genome shotgun sequence:
- the LOC121765259 gene encoding uncharacterized protein At5g19025-like: protein MRLPMVDCRSLIQFCRAFPPRNTNNFTPRRRPDSLNPFSNEFCHHSPLAAVDLVILVLVIVSSAFLILPYLKLFFFQLLPAAHAAMVDLILEEPLPYAVGFVTVVVGVIVALLIDLRMRKCGNPKCKGLRRAVEYDIQLETEACVKHSPPPLHADAYRQINGLRELELGEDRKELEAELKKMAPVNGRTVLIFRAPCGCPLGRMEVWGHKKVRRIKK, encoded by the coding sequence ATGAGGCTGCCGATGGTCGATTGCCGGAGTTTGATCCAGTTCTGCCGAGCTTTCCCCCCTCGCAACACCAACAATTTCACCCCCCGCCGCCGCCCTGATTCTCTCAACCCCTTCTCCAATGAATTCTGCCACCACTCCCCTCTCGCGGCCGTCGATCTGGTCATACTCGTATTGGTGATTGTCTCCTCCGCCTTCCTCATCCTTCCTTACCTGAAATTGTTCTTCTTCCAGCTTCTGCCCGCGGCTCACGCCGCCATGGTTGACCTCATCCTGGAGGAGCCGCTTCCCTACGCGGTGGGGTTTGTGACGGTGGTGGTAGGGGTGATTGTGGCGCTGTTGATCGATTTGAGGATGAGGAAGTGCGGAAACCCTAAGTGCAAGGGGCTTCGGAGGGCAGTGGAGTATGATATTCAGTTGGAGACGGAGGCTTGCGTCAAGCACTCCCCGCCGCCGCTCCATGCCGATGCTTATCGCCAAATTAATGGATTGAGGGAGCTGGAATTGGGAGAGGATCGGAAGGAGTTGGAGGCGGAGCTCAAGAAGATGGCGCCGGTCAATGGAAGGACGGTTCTCATATTCCGAGCTCCCTGCGGATGTCCGCTTGGTAGGATGGAGGTTTGGGGGCATAAGAAAGTTCGCAGAATCAAGAAGTAG